In the genome of Candidatus Sulfotelmatobacter sp., the window CCCGCATCCCGTCATCAGAGAGGCCTAACCTTGTTCGACGAGACCACCGCCCACAACTCCGATTCCAACTCTTCTGTCGCAACCGAAACCGAGCCGACGACAGAGCAGCAGCACCAGCCCGAAGCGACGCAGGCTGCCGCCACCACCGACCATTCCACCGAGATGCAAGCTTCTTCCGCTGTCACCGACAACACAGATAGGCTTGGGGAAGACAAGTCTGCCGACGACAAGAGTGCGGAAGAGAAGACTGGCGAAGAGAAGTCCGCCGCCAGCGAGGACTTCGCATCTGTGCTTGAGAGTTTCACCACCGAGGCCGAAGAGGCGGTGAGTGAAGATCGCGTCATCAAGGGCACGGTGCTGAAGCTGACGGGAACGCATGTGGTCGTCGATATCGGCGCCAAGTCCGAAGGGCTGTTATCTCTGGCGGAAGTGCTCGATCACGAGGGCAAGCCGAAGTTCAAGCCCGGCGACGAGATCGATGTGATGCGCGACAAAGGCCCGTCCGAAGAAGGTTACATTAACCTCTCGCACCAGAAGGCGCAGCGCATTCACGCCTGGGAAGAAATCGAAAAGGCTTACAACGAGAAGAAGCCGATTCAAGCCGTTGTAGTTGACCGCATTAAAGGAGGGCTGACCGTCGACATTCTGGGCGCGCACGCCTTCCTGCCCGGCTCGCAAGTCGACCTGCGGCCCATCCGCAACCTCGACGGCATGAAAGGCCAGACGCTCGAAGTTGCGGTCATCAAACTGAACAAGAAGCGCGGCAACATCGTCGTCTCCCGTAAAGACCTGCTCGAAGGCGAGCAGAACGAGAAGCGCTCCAAGACTCTCGAGCATCTGGAAGAAGGATCGGTTCTCACCGGCGTGGTCAAAAACCTCACCGAATACGGGGCGTTTGTCGATCTCGGCGGCCTCGACGGCCTGCTGCACATTACCGACATGTCCTGGGGACGCCTCACCCATCCCAAAGATCTGGTCAACGTCGGAGATCAGATTCAGGTGAAAGTGCTGAAGTACGACAAAGACAAACAGCGCGTTTCGCTGGGATTCAAGCAACTCACGCCCGACCCTTGGCTTGATGCCGAGCACCGCTATCCGGAGGGTGCACATGTGGGCGGCCGCGTCATCAGCGTCACTGACTACGGCGCGTTCGTCGAACTCGAACAAGGCATCGAAGGCCTGGTACACGTCAGCGAAATGACATGGTCGAAACGCATGAAGCATCCGTCGAAACTGGTTAATGTCGGCGATCAGGTGGAGTGCGTGGTAATCAACGTGAATCCCACCGAGCGGCGCATCTCGCTGGGCATGCGTCAACTGGCCGCCAATCCATGGGATTCGCTCCATGAAAAGTTCCCGGTCGGAATGACGGTCGAGGGCCGGGTTCGCAACCTGACCGACTTTGGCGCATTTATCGAAATCGAAGACGGCATTGACGGGCTGGTTCACGTCAGCAATCTGAGCTGGACCAAGCGCGTGAAGCATCCTTCGGAAGTATTGAAGAAGGGCGATCGCGTGAAGGCGGTGGTTCTCGCGATCGAACCGGACAAGCGTCGCTTGTCGCTGGGCGTGAAGCAACTGCAACCGGATATCTGGGAATCCTTCTTCCAGACTCACCATATCGGCGACGTGGTCCACGGCAAAGTCTTGCGTGTAGCCGCATTCGGAGCATTCGTCGAAATCGCCGAGGGCGTGGAAGGCCTATGCCACAAGTCCGAAGCCACTGACGATAACGGCCAACCAATTCATTTGGAGCCGGGCCTGGAGCACGATTTTAAGATCATCAAGATGAATCCGGAAGAAAAGAAAGTAGGACTCAGCATCCGCGCTGTCGGCGAAGAAGCCTCGCGCTCCGAAGTGGAAGCCTACAAGCAGCCGGTTTCGAGCACCAGTTCCACCATCGGCGAACTCATCAACTGGAAACGCGCCAGCAACGAAGGCAACTAACGGCGCGCGCTTTTCCTCTTAATATCCGCAGCGCAGGTCGGCGGCCTCGGTTGGATCGGGGCCGCCTAAGTTCCTGCTGGCGCAGATCGCGGAAGAGGAGATGAGCCGATGCCAAGTGAATCCAGGATGTTCATTCAGTTGTCCGACATTTTGGGCGTGGAATTCGAATGTCCGAAGTGCCAGGCAAAGATTCTATATCCGATCAAGCGGCACTATGACCCACTGCCGGAGGGCTGTCCGAGTTGCGGACAACTATGGTTTAACGAAAATCCAGATCTGCCGGCCGGTCAGCCCAGGATCGTCGAGCTTGTCCAGAAGACGCTCATCAGCCTGCATAACATCTCTGAAACTGCGGCCATTCGAACGCGAGTTCGCTTGAACATTCAGGACCTGTCTCAAGAAGAAGAAGTACCGAATGCCGAAACCAGGAAACCGGCGGAAACGGACAACAATTCTGGGGAAAACGCCAAAGCATCATAGTGTTTC includes:
- a CDS encoding 30S ribosomal protein S1; its protein translation is MFDETTAHNSDSNSSVATETEPTTEQQHQPEATQAAATTDHSTEMQASSAVTDNTDRLGEDKSADDKSAEEKTGEEKSAASEDFASVLESFTTEAEEAVSEDRVIKGTVLKLTGTHVVVDIGAKSEGLLSLAEVLDHEGKPKFKPGDEIDVMRDKGPSEEGYINLSHQKAQRIHAWEEIEKAYNEKKPIQAVVVDRIKGGLTVDILGAHAFLPGSQVDLRPIRNLDGMKGQTLEVAVIKLNKKRGNIVVSRKDLLEGEQNEKRSKTLEHLEEGSVLTGVVKNLTEYGAFVDLGGLDGLLHITDMSWGRLTHPKDLVNVGDQIQVKVLKYDKDKQRVSLGFKQLTPDPWLDAEHRYPEGAHVGGRVISVTDYGAFVELEQGIEGLVHVSEMTWSKRMKHPSKLVNVGDQVECVVINVNPTERRISLGMRQLAANPWDSLHEKFPVGMTVEGRVRNLTDFGAFIEIEDGIDGLVHVSNLSWTKRVKHPSEVLKKGDRVKAVVLAIEPDKRRLSLGVKQLQPDIWESFFQTHHIGDVVHGKVLRVAAFGAFVEIAEGVEGLCHKSEATDDNGQPIHLEPGLEHDFKIIKMNPEEKKVGLSIRAVGEEASRSEVEAYKQPVSSTSSTIGELINWKRASNEGN